A genomic stretch from Desulfotignum balticum DSM 7044 includes:
- a CDS encoding ATP-binding protein, which translates to MTRENQTIEWKKSWRDEYLRWISGFANGQGGVLVIGRNDRGESVGVSNGSKLLEDLPNKIRDLLGIMVDVNLVEEAGVELLEIHVPAYTNPISFRGRYYTRSGSTLQELKGAALDRFLLQRQGRTWDSVPLPGVKPSDLSLTSLKRFRELAAASGRLSAADLSASDSGLLEKLKLVEGKYLKRAAVLLFHEDPDRFITGAFVKIGYFVSESDLAYHDEIHGSLFSQAHVVVDLLRTKYMKAAISYQGIQRIEQFPVPYEALREAVVNALVHRDYAVPAPIQIRVYEHKLRIWNPAVLPDGWDLEKLLGAHASHPYNPDVANAFFRSGEIESWGRGIEKIFSACRKANSPPPNIHVDGYDLWVEFQFSRKYLATVKGEDVFENKETGSGIGSEKSSEKSSEKSSEKSSEKIVELLEEDPYLTIYELAEKLQISTRAVEKNIQKLKKAERLRRVGPDKGGHWEVLK; encoded by the coding sequence ATGACCCGGGAAAACCAGACCATCGAATGGAAGAAATCCTGGCGGGACGAGTACCTGCGCTGGATCAGCGGGTTTGCCAACGGCCAGGGCGGTGTGCTGGTGATCGGCAGAAACGACCGGGGGGAATCTGTTGGCGTTTCAAACGGCTCAAAGCTGCTGGAAGATCTGCCCAATAAAATCCGTGACCTGCTGGGAATTATGGTTGATGTCAATCTGGTTGAGGAAGCCGGGGTGGAGCTGCTGGAGATTCATGTGCCTGCCTACACCAATCCCATCAGTTTTCGGGGGCGGTACTATACCCGCAGCGGCAGTACGCTCCAGGAGCTGAAAGGCGCGGCCTTAGACCGGTTTCTGCTGCAGCGGCAGGGCCGCACCTGGGATTCCGTGCCGCTGCCCGGGGTCAAACCCTCGGATTTGTCCCTGACCAGCCTGAAGCGATTCCGTGAACTGGCAGCTGCCAGCGGCCGCCTGAGTGCTGCGGATCTGTCGGCATCAGATTCAGGGTTGCTGGAAAAGTTGAAACTGGTGGAAGGGAAATACCTGAAACGTGCGGCAGTACTTTTGTTTCATGAAGATCCGGATCGGTTCATCACCGGGGCTTTTGTGAAAATTGGCTATTTTGTTTCTGAATCAGACCTGGCCTATCATGATGAGATCCATGGGTCTCTTTTTTCCCAGGCCCATGTCGTTGTTGATCTACTGCGGACCAAATACATGAAAGCCGCCATCAGCTACCAGGGAATTCAGCGGATCGAGCAATTTCCCGTGCCTTACGAGGCCTTGCGCGAGGCGGTGGTGAATGCGCTGGTACACCGGGATTATGCCGTGCCCGCGCCCATACAGATTCGGGTGTACGAGCATAAACTGCGGATCTGGAACCCTGCGGTGCTGCCTGACGGCTGGGACCTTGAAAAACTGCTGGGTGCCCATGCCTCCCATCCCTATAATCCGGATGTGGCCAATGCGTTTTTCCGTTCCGGGGAGATCGAATCCTGGGGCCGGGGGATTGAAAAAATATTTTCTGCCTGCCGCAAAGCAAATTCCCCGCCTCCCAATATCCATGTGGACGGGTATGATCTCTGGGTGGAATTTCAATTTTCCCGAAAGTATCTGGCAACTGTCAAAGGTGAAGACGTCTTTGAGAATAAAGAAACAGGTTCGGGGATAGGTTCGGAGAAAAGTTCGGAGAAAAGTTCGGAGAAAAGTTCGGAGAAAAGTTCGGAGAAAATTGTTGAATTGTTGGAAGAGGACCCATATTTGACGATTTATGAACTGGCTGAAAAATTGCAGATTTCAACGCGGGCTGTGGAAAAAAACATTCAGAAATTGAAAAAAGCCGAAAGACTGAGACGCGTCGGACCCGACAAAGGTGGACATTGGGAGGTTTTGAAATGA